AGTCGGCGGTGCTCACCGTGGCGCGCTTCCAGGCCGGCACCGCCTACAACGTCATACCGGAGACCGCCGGGCTCGGCGGCACGGTGCGCACACTGTCGCCCCACGTGCGCGACGCCATGCCCGAGCGCATTCGTCGCATCGCCGAGTCGGTGTGCGCGGCGAGCGGGGCGACGTGCGAGGTCGTCTACCGGCACGGGACCGCGCCCGTCGTCAACGATGCCGGCATCGTCGCGCTGGTGCGGCGCGTGGCCGGGACGGCGCTGGGGCCCGGGAACGTCATCGATCTAGCGGGCCCATCGATGGGCGCCGAGGACTTCGCCGCATACCTGGCCCACGCGCCGGGCGCCATTTTCCGCCTGGGTGTCGGCGACACGTCCGCGCTACACACCCCGACCTACGACTTCGCCGATGGAGCGCTCCCGGTCGGCGTCGAGCTCTTCTGCCGGATCGCCGAGGCCTACTGCCGCGCGCCCGCCGCTGGTCCCGCCTGAGCGCGGTCCGAGCCCCCAACCTGGAGGACATGCCCATGCCTCGTGCCGTCGTCACGGGTGGAGCTGGTTTCCTGGGCTCCCACCTGTGCGATCGCCTGCTCGCGGAGGGGATGGAGGTCGTCGCCTTCGACAACCTCATCACCGGTAGCACGGACAACATCGCCCACCACGTCGACAACCCGCGGTTCCGATTCATCCACTACGACGTCACGGACTACCTCTACCTGGACGGGCCCGTGGACTATGTTTTCCATCTGGCCTCGCCTGCGAGCCCCATCGACTTCCCCACCAAGCCGATCCAGATCCTGAAGGTGAACGCCCTCGGAACGCACAAGGCGCTCGGCCTGGCCCGAGCAAGGAACGCGCGCTTCTTCCTGGCCTCCACCTCGGAGGTCTACGGCGACCCGCTCGTGCACCCGCAGACCGAGTCCTACCTGGGAAACGTGAACCCGGTGGGTGTGCGGGGGGTCTACGACGAATCCAAGCGGTTCGCCGAGGCGATGACGATGGCTTACCACCGCTACCACGGCGTCAAAGTGCGCATCGTGCGCATCTTCAACACGTATGGGGAGCGCATGCGCCTCAACGACGGCCGCGTGGTGCCCAACTTCGTGGGGCAGGCGCTCCGTGGCGACCCCATCACGGTCTACGGTACGGGCCAGCAGACGCGCTCCTTCTGCTACTGCTCCGACCTGATCGAGGGGTTCTGGCGGCTGATGAGGTCGGACCACACCGGCCCGATGAACATCGGCAACCCGACCGAGCGCACGATGCTGGAGTTCGCGCGCCTCATCAAGGAGCTGACCGGCAGCGCCAGCGAGATAGTGTTCGAGCCGCTCCCACAGTCGGACGACCCGAAGCAGCGCAAGCCGGACATCTCGCTCGCCCGCGAGGCGCTCGGCTGGGAGCCGGTGGTGCCGATCGAGGACGGCCTGCGGCGCACGATTGCCTACTTTCGCTCCCGGCTCCGAATGGCCTGACACCGCCGGCCCGGCGCCGGCGGCTCGCGGCCGCCAGCCCGTACGCGCACCGCGTCGCCCTAACGCGCACCTCCGATCTGAAGACGGTGAACGCCGCCACACGGCCGAGCGTGACCGTCTCGCCGGCATCGAAGGCCGGCCTGGTCGGCGCGGCGCCCGGCTTGACCCGCCGGCGCGCGCGCCGCTATAATACGGGGCGTCCGCCGCGAAGGCCGCGCGCGCCCTCCGGGCGGTCAGGAGGCCGCGATGACCCCCGACACCGAGACTGTCCGCGTTCAGCTCAACTACCCGCTTCAGCGCGTGCGCGAGCCCATCCTCTACCACCTGGTGGCCGATTTCGCGCTCGTGCCGAACATCCGCAGCGCCAGCTTCGACCTGGCGAGCGGCGGGTTCATCTACCTGGAGCTGAGCGGGGCGCGGGCGGCGCTCCGGCGCGCGCTTGCCTGGCTCGACGAGCAGGGCATCGGCGTGAGCGCCATCGGGCTCGACGGCACGCAGGAGTGGGCAATCTAGCGATGGCGGAAAGCATGGAGGCCCTCGACGATGGCCAGAGCGTCGGCCTGGTCGAGAAGCGGCTGTTCACGTTCGGCAGCGCGGAAGACCCCTTCGTGCTGGAGAACCGCCAGGCGCTGCCGGGCTTCACGACGGCCTACGAGGTCTACGGCGAGCTCAACGCCACGGCGGACAACGCCATCCTCGTCGAGCATGGGTTGACGGGCAGTTCCCACGCGGCCGGGCGCTACAAGCCGGACTCGCCTTACGCCGGCTACTGGGAGATGCTGATCGGCCCGGGCAAGGTGCTGGACACGACGCGCTACTGTGTGATCGCCCCGAACGCCCTGGGCGGCTGCCGCGGCACTACCGGCCCCTCCAGCATCGACCCGCGCACCGGCAAGCCCTACGGCCTCACCTTCCCGATCCTGACGATCCGCGACATGGTGCGCGCGCAGAAGCCGCTTCTCGATCACCTCGGCGTCCGGCGCCTGCGCATGGTGCTCGGCGGCTCGATGGGCGGCATGCAGGCGCTGGAGTGGGCGATCACCTACCCGGAGATCGTGGACTCCATCTGCCCGATCGCCTCCAGCCCGCGTACCTCGGCCCAGGCGATCGCCTTCAACGAGTGTATGCGGCGCGCCATCATGCTGGACCCGGCCTGGAACCGTGGCGCCTACTACGAGGGCTCGCCCCCCAACGGCGGCCTCGCCCTGGCGCGCATGATCGGCACGATCACCTACCTGTCCGACCCCATCATGCAGGGCCGGTTCGGGCGCATGCCCGCCGAGCTGGAGAGCCCGCGAGAGCACGACCTGCACGTGCGTTTCGATGTGGAGCGCTACTTGCACGAAGAGGGCCGGCTGCTCGTCAGACGCTTCGATGCCAACTCATACCTCTACGTGACGCGCGCCATCGATCTGCACGACATCAGCCGCGGGTTCGGCTCTCTGGAGGAGGCGTACCGACGCATTCGGGCGAAAGTGATCCTGATCGGGATCCGCTCGGATATCCTCTTCTATCCCGAGCACATTCGGGCCATGCACGCCCAGCTCAGCGCGCTCGGCGTCGACTCCACCTACTGGGAGATGGACTCCGACTACGGTCACGACGCATTCCTGGTGGAGCAGGCCAAGATGGTCGAGCCGCTCCGCGGCTTCCTCGCGCGCCTTGGATGAGTGGCGGGACCCCGCGCGCGGGCCGCGATCGCTAGTCGCGCCGGGCGCGCTCCGCCTGTGCAATCTCCGCGACCGGGCGAACCTCGCCACGGTATGGGAGTAGACATGTCGACATGCGTACGGCCGTTTCTGATGTTCCAGGGCGCCGCCGAGGAGGCGATGCGCTTCTACGTGTCGCTGTTCGCGGACGGTGAGGTGCTGGACGTGGCGCTCTACGGGCCCGGCGAGGCGGGTGCGCCGGGTTCGGTGAAGCTCGCCACCTTCCGCGTGGCCGGCCAGGAGCTGCTCTGCATCGACAGTCCGGTGCGGCACGCGTTCACCTTTACGCCGGCGGTCTCGCTGTTCGCCGAGTGCGGCTCGGAGGCGGAGTTCGATCGGCTCGCGGCCGCTCTTGCGAACGATGGCGGCTGGCTCATGCCTCCGGACAACTACGGGTTCAGCCGCCGATTCGGCTGGCTCAACGACCGCTTCGGCGTGTCGTGGCAGCTCAACCTGGCGTAGCCTGGCCGCGCCCGCGCGCCGATCACCAACCGAGGAGGGGCTCGTGCCCACGGAGAACCGGCGCGTGCTGGCGCTGATGCCGCACCCCGACGACATGGAGATCCTGTGCGCTGGCACCCTGATACGCCTGCGCGAGGCCGGCTGCGAAATACACGTCGCCACCATGACGCCGGGCGACCAGGGCTCGGCCGTTCTGCCGCGCGACGAGATCGCCGCGATCCGACGCGCGGAAGCCCGCCGCGGCGCCGAGAGCATCGGCGCCGCGAGCTACACCTGCCTGGAGTTCGCGGACGTGCAGTTCGGCTTCGACGTGCCGGCGCGGCGCCGTGTCGCCCGAATGCTGCGCGAGGTGGATCCCTTCCTTGTCTTCACGACGCCGCCCTCCGACTACATGGTCGACCACGAGATCACATCGCGGCTGGTGCGCGACGCCTGTTTCAACGCGCCCATCCGAAACTACGAGACGGAGGGGTCCGCCGGGCCGTCGTCGGGCATCCCCTACCTCTTCTACACCGATGCCATCGAGGGGCACGACATCTTCGGCGCCGCCTCGCCCGTGACCTGCATCGTCGACATCTCGGAGGTCATCGACCGGAAGGCGGCGGCGCTTGCGTGCCACGACAGCCAGCGCGCGTGGCTCCTGAGGCAGCACGGCATCGACGACTACATCGATACGATGCGCTCCTGGGCCGCGCGGCGCGGAGCCGCCATCGGCGTCCAGTCTGGCGAGGCGTTCCGCCAGCACCGTGGACACCCGCACCCCACGGGTAATCCGCTCGTTGAGATGCTGCACGCCGTCATACCCGGCGCCGACACCGGCCGCTGAGGAGGAGGAACCGCCATGGCCCGCCCGTTGAGCAAGATCGCCCCCGGATGGTGGGACTACACGACGCTGGGGCCGGACCTGCCCCGCGACGCCGCCAACCTCTCCGTGGAGGACATCGAGACGCTGGGGCGACCGGGCTTCACCGTCACGATCTACGATTCGCTCGAGGAGTTTTACCTGGCCGAAGCGCTGGAGTACGTCGCCGCCTGGCGGCAGGCGACGCCGGACAACCCGGTCGGCATCTGCGGCCCGATCGGGCCCACGGAGCAACTCCCGCTCGTGGCCCGGCTCGTAAACGACATGGGGATCGGGCTGCGCCACGCGCACTTCTGGGGTATGGACGAGTGGTACATCGATGGGCGCGAGGTGCCGACCGACCATCCGCTCTCATTCGAACGCGCCGACATGGAGCTCTGCTTCCATCGGATCCGGCCGGAGCTGGCGATGCCCGGGGAGAACCTGCACTTCCCGAAGGCCGACACGCGTGCGTATGAGGCGTCCTGGCAGGGCGTGCGGTGCGTCGTCATGCAGGGCGGACAGGGCGAGGTCAAACACTGGGCGTTCAACGACCCGGTGCGGCGCGAGGGCCCCTACGCCGACGCCCCGCCCTCCCCCGAGGAGTACCGCAGGCTCGGCACCCGCGTGGTGGAACTGCACCCGCTCACGCTCATTCAGAACGCGCGCACCTCGGGCGGGGGCAACCTGGCGCTGGTGCCCACCCATGCCATCTCGGTCGGACCGGTACAGACCTGGCGGGCCGAGACCGTCTCGATCTGGCAGGCGGGCACGCACGACACGCCGTTCGGCCAGCGGCTTACCGCGCTCATGGTCGCTCGCGGCGCGCCGGACAGCTCGGTGCCGATGTCGCTGCTCGCGGACCATCCGAACGTGCGGTTCAACTACTACCGCTTCGGCATCGGAAGCTGCGACACGGAGATGCACTGACGGCGCGCGGCGCGCTCGCGGCCCCACCGACCGGTGGCGGGGCCGCGAGCGCTCCCGCGACGCGCCGGCTCAGGCCGACTTGCGCAGGGCCTGATCCAGGTCGGCGATGATGTCCTCGGGGTCCTCGATGCCCACGGAGAGCCGCACGAAGTCCGGCGTCACGCCGGCCGCGCGCTGCTCCTCCTCGCTGAGCTGCTGGTGCGTCGTCGAGGCCGGATGGATGACCAGCGACTTGGCGTCGCCCAGGTTGGCCAGCAGCGAGAAGAGCTGCAGGTTGTTGATCAGCCGCTTGCCGGCCTCAAAGCCGCCCTTGATGCCGAAGCCGAGCATCGCGCCGTAGAGGCCGCGAGTGTGGTACTTGCGCGCGACCGCGTGCCCGGGGTGGTCCGGCAGGCCGGGGTAGTTCACCCAGGTCACATTCGAGTGCTCCTTCAGGAACTGCGCCACGCGCAACGCGTTGGTGCTGTGCCGCTCCATGCGCAGGTGCAGCGTCTCCAGGCCCTGCAGGAACAGGAACGCGTTGAAGGGCGACACGCAGGCGCCGATGTCGCGGAGAACCTGCAAGCGGCATTTGAGCACGTACGCCATGCTGTGGAGCGGCTCCGGCAGGCTGTTCAGCACGAGCCCGTGGTAGGAGGGGTCCGGCTCGGTGAACTGCGGGAACTTGCCGTTGGCCCAGTCGAACTTCCCGCCGTCCACGATGATGCCGCCAATGCTCGTGCCATGCCCGCCGATGAACTTGGTGGTGGAGTGGACCACGATGTCGGCGCCCCATTTCAGGGGATTCATGAGCGCCGGCGAGGGCATGGTGTTGTCCACCATCAGCGGCAGCCCGGCCTCGTGGGCGATACCCGCCACGGCCTCGATGTCGAGCGTGTCCAGCCTCGGGTTGCCGACCGTCTCCGCGTAGAGGAGGCGGGTGCGCGGCGTGATCGCGCGGCGGAAGTTCTCCGGGTCGCTCGGATCGACGAAGCGAACGCCAATACCGAGCTTCGGGAAGGTGTAGTGGAACAGGTTGAAGGTGCCCCCATAGAGCGAGGTAGCGCTGACCACTTCGTCGCCGTGATGCACGATGTTGAGGATGCCCATCGTCTCGGCGGCCTGCCCGGAGGAGGCGGCCAGGGCGGCCACGCCGCCCTCCAGCAGCGCCACACGCTTCTCGAACACCTCCTGCGTGGGGTTCATGATTCGCGTGTAGATGTTGCCGAGCTCGGCGAGCGAGAACAGATCGGCGGCGTGCTGGGCATCATGGAACACGAACGAGGTCGTCTGGTAGATGGGCACGGCGCGCGCGGTGGTGGTCGGGTCGGGCACCTGCCCGCCGTGGACGGCCAGTGTGTCGAACCTGAGGTTCTTCTCGTCGAGTGCCATGCGGTCGTTCCTCCTCCTGGAGAGTTGCTGCTTCGCGGCTCGGGGCGCCCCTCCGCGCGTCATACTCCACCAAGTTTATCGGCTTTCTCCGGTTAAAGTCAACCTCGGGAGCCGATCCGCCTCATCCACTTGACGAACGCGCGCACGAGCGGCCACAATGGGAGCGATCATATGCTCAGCATATGCGCATCCGCGCAGAGAGGACCGGAGGAGGATGGCGCCGGGTGAGCAGGGCGCCTCCGCGAGCCATCTTGAGACGATGGCCCGCGCGGCGGCCCTCTACTATCTGGAGGGCGCGACGCAGGCGCAGGTCGCGGCGGGCCTGGGCCTCTCACGCGCCAAGGTCGGTCGCCTGCTCAAGCAGGCGCGCGATCTCGGCATCGTCGAGATCCGGGTTCACGCGCCGCCCGCCATCACGGAGCGTCTGGAGACCGAGATGGCCCGCCGCTTCGGCCTGCGCCACGTACTCCTCGTCCCCGACCACGCCAGTGGCGCGGTGCAGCGCGACCTGGTGGCGCAGCGCGTGGCGGAGGTCCTGCTCCGTCACCTGCGCGCGGGCATGGTCGTGGCGGTCGGCATGGGCCGCAACGTCGGCGCGGTGTCGGCGTCCATCGGCGACGCGCCTTCGCGCGCCTGCCGGTTCGTCGCGGCCATCGGGGGCTCGCCGGCCACCGCGCCCCAGGTGGACGCGGGCGGCATCGCGCGTGACCTCGCCGCCCGCTTCGGTGGAACGGGCATAACGCTGTACGCCCCGGCCTACGCGGAGAGCCCCGCCGTGCGCGCGGCCTTCCTGCGCCACGACGACGTTCGTCGCACACTCGAGCTCGCTTCCGGCGCGGACGTGGCGCTCGTAGGGATCGGCGATGCCGAGGACGACAGCGCGGTCGTTCGCATGGGCTGCTTCTCGCGCGCCGACATGCGCCGCATGCGCGCGGCCGGCGCCGTCGGCGACATTCTTGGCTCGTTCTTCGACACGCAGGGACGGCCGGTCGTCGCCGGCATGCGCGACCGCGTGATCAGCCTGGGTACCGAGGAACTGCGGCGTGTCGCGATGACCATCGGCGTGGCAGCGGAGGCCGGCAAGGCCCGGGCCATCCTCGGCGCGCTGCGCAGCGGCGTGATCGAGGTCCTCGCGACGAGCGTTGGCAACGCCCGACAGGTGCTGTGCCTGGCCGACGAGCCTGTGTAGCGACCCATCACAGGAGCGCGACTCCATGAGAGCACAACCAGCCGCCGGCAAGGTCGCCTGCGCCGGCATCCTTGTCGCCGACATCTTCGTTCCGCCCCTGCCGGCGCTGCCGGAAGCGGGCGCCTTGCTGGCCACCGACGACTTTCTGCTGGACACCGGAGGGTGCGCCGCGAACACGGGCGTCGGCCTCGCTCGCCTGGGCGCGGAGGTCGCGGTCTGCGGCGTGGCGGGCTCCGACGTTTTCGGCGATTTCGTGGAGGGCAGTCTGCGCGCCAGGGGGATCGACACCTCGGCCATTCGCCGCGATACCGAGGCCGGCACGTCGAAGACGGTCGTCCTGACCGTCACCGGCGAGGATCGGCGCTTCCTGCACACCTTTGGCGCGAACGCGCAGTTTCGCGCGGCGGACCTGGTCTCACCCGCCCTGTGCGACGCGGCCGTGCTCTACCTCGGCGGCTACCTGGTGCTGCCCGGCCTGGACCCCAATTCGACGGCTGCCGCACTCGCCGCCGCGCGCGGGCGCGGCGCGCGCGTGGTGCTCGACGTGGTAGTGCCCGCGGGCGCCGCTCCCTCGCTCGATGCGCTGCGGCCCGTGCTGCCTCATGTGGACGTCTTCATGCCGAACGACGACGAGGCCAGGGCGCTGACCGGCGAGGACGACCCGCGGGCGCAGGCGCGGTGCTTCCTCGCGATGGGGTGCCGGTCCGTGATCATCACGCGCGGGGGCGGCGGCACGCTGCTGATGGAGGGTGGCGCAGTCTGGGAGACTGACGTCTACACGATCGACTTCGTGGACGGCTCCGGGTCAGGCGACGCTTTCGCCGCCGGGTACATCCTGGGGATGCTGGAGGACTGGCCGCCAGAGCCCTGCCTGCGCCTGGCCAGCGCGGTCGGCGCGTCGGCCTGCACGCGGCTCGGCTGTACGGCCGGAGTCTTCAGCCGCTCGGAGGCAGAGCGGTTCGTTGCCGAGCGCACGCTGGAGGTCCGGCGCTCGCCGGCCCCAGGGGGCGCCGCGCGGCCGCAGTAAACCGGAGGGTAGCGATGGCACGTCTGTATGGATCCGAGGTCACGCGCGCGGAGATCGCCCGCCACGTGGGCGACATGGCGCAGATCGCGCGAACCAAGCCCTACCGGCTAGCGGAGGGCTTCGAGGCGGGCACGCTTGCCGTCGACGTGTCGACGGGGACGGGCTTCCAGTTCACGGTGGTGCCCGACCGCGCCCTCGACGTCTCCTCGGCGAGCCTGGGCGGCCGCTCGCTGGCCTGGCGCTCCGCGCAGACCGACCGGCACCCGGCCTACTACGAGCCGGCGGGGTTGGGATGGCTGCGCAGCTTCCCCGGCGGGCTGCTGGCCACGTGCGGCCTCCTCTGGCACGGGGCGCCGACCACCGACGAAGGCGAGCGGCTCGGGCTCCACGGGCGCGTGTCGAACACGCCGGCCACGAACGTGCACTGGGACGCTGGCTGGGATGGCGACGACTACGTGCTCTCGGTGAGCGGCCGCATTCGCGAGGCCGTGGTGTTCGGTGCCAATGTGGAGTTGCGCCGGCGAGTGTGGACCCGAATGGGGGAAAGCCGCCTCTTCATCGACGACACCGTGGAGAACCTGGGCTTCGAGGCGGCGCCGCACATGCTGCTCTACCACGTCAACGTGGGCTTCCCGGCGGTCGCGCCGGACGCGCGCATCGTCGCTCCCAGCACGGAGGCCCGCCCGCGCGACGCCGACGCCGCCGAGGGCGGCGAACGGTGGGACCGGCTCGACGCGCCCACGGCCGGCTATCGCGAGAAGTGCTACTTCCACACCATGCGCGCCGGCCGGGACGGCGCCGTCACGGCGGCCGTCATTAACCCCGCGCTCGATGGCGGCGTCGGGTTCGGCGTCTACGTGCGCTACCGGCCGGAGCAGCTCCCGTTCTTCACGCAATGGAAGATGATGGGAGAGGGCGCCTACGTGGTTGGGCTGGAGCCCTGCAACGCGCTCGTGATGGGCCGCGACGTCGAGCGGCGCGAGGGTCGACTACAGCACCTGGAGCCGGGCGAGCGGCGCAGCTACCGCGTTGAGATCGGCGCCGCGGCCGGCGCCGAGGCCCTCGCTAGCCTCGAGGCCGCCGCCGGAGGGGGCCGCTGATGCCGCTCGTTCCCCTGCCCCACCTCCTTGCGGAGGCCCTGGCGGCCGGCTACGCCGTCGGCTACTTCGAGGCCTGGAATGACCGCTCGCTCGAAGCGGTGCTCGACGCCGCCGAAGCCGAACACGCCCCGGTGGTCCTGGGCTTCGGCGGCATGATGGTGGACGGCCGCTGGCTGGAGGAGCGCGGCATCGCGATGCTCGGCGCCCTCGGCCGGGCGCTCGCCGAACGGGCCCGCGTGCCGACCTCGCTCCTCTTCAACGAGGCGCGCACGCTGGAGCAGGCGCTCACCGCCGTCGACGCGGGCTTCAACTGCGTCCTCCTGACAACCGACACCATGCCGGCGGACGCGGCGCTCGCGGCGACGCACACGCTCGTGGAGCGCGCGCACGCCGCGGGCGCGGCCGTGGAGGCCGAGCTCGGCCGGCTGCCCGACGCCGCGGCCGACGGCCGCGAGACGGGCGGAGAGGCGACCGACCCCGGCGCCGCCGCAGCGTTCGTGGAGCGCACCCGGGTGGACTGCCTGGCGGTCTCGATCGGCAACGTGCACGTGAAGACGAACGGTTGGGCGACCATCGACTCCGCGCGGCTGGAGGCAATCCACCGCGAGGTGCGCGTGCCGCTCGCCGTGCATGGCGGCACCAGCTTCCCTCCGCGCGCCGTGCCGCACGCCGTGCTCCACGGCGTGGCGAAGGTCAACGTCGGCACCGCGCTGAAGGCCGACTATCTCGCGGCGTTGCGCGAGACGGCGAGCGGCCTTCCGCCCACGCCGGACGTGCACGCGCTGATGGGCTCGCACCGGGCCGGC
This is a stretch of genomic DNA from Chthonomonadales bacterium. It encodes these proteins:
- a CDS encoding aldose 1-epimerase family protein; amino-acid sequence: MARLYGSEVTRAEIARHVGDMAQIARTKPYRLAEGFEAGTLAVDVSTGTGFQFTVVPDRALDVSSASLGGRSLAWRSAQTDRHPAYYEPAGLGWLRSFPGGLLATCGLLWHGAPTTDEGERLGLHGRVSNTPATNVHWDAGWDGDDYVLSVSGRIREAVVFGANVELRRRVWTRMGESRLFIDDTVENLGFEAAPHMLLYHVNVGFPAVAPDARIVAPSTEARPRDADAAEGGERWDRLDAPTAGYREKCYFHTMRAGRDGAVTAAVINPALDGGVGFGVYVRYRPEQLPFFTQWKMMGEGAYVVGLEPCNALVMGRDVERREGRLQHLEPGERRSYRVEIGAAAGAEALASLEAAAGGGR
- a CDS encoding sugar-binding transcriptional regulator; amino-acid sequence: MAPGEQGASASHLETMARAAALYYLEGATQAQVAAGLGLSRAKVGRLLKQARDLGIVEIRVHAPPAITERLETEMARRFGLRHVLLVPDHASGAVQRDLVAQRVAEVLLRHLRAGMVVAVGMGRNVGAVSASIGDAPSRACRFVAAIGGSPATAPQVDAGGIARDLAARFGGTGITLYAPAYAESPAVRAAFLRHDDVRRTLELASGADVALVGIGDAEDDSAVVRMGCFSRADMRRMRAAGAVGDILGSFFDTQGRPVVAGMRDRVISLGTEELRRVAMTIGVAAEAGKARAILGALRSGVIEVLATSVGNARQVLCLADEPV
- a CDS encoding glucosamine-6-phosphate isomerase, which encodes MARPLSKIAPGWWDYTTLGPDLPRDAANLSVEDIETLGRPGFTVTIYDSLEEFYLAEALEYVAAWRQATPDNPVGICGPIGPTEQLPLVARLVNDMGIGLRHAHFWGMDEWYIDGREVPTDHPLSFERADMELCFHRIRPELAMPGENLHFPKADTRAYEASWQGVRCVVMQGGQGEVKHWAFNDPVRREGPYADAPPSPEEYRRLGTRVVELHPLTLIQNARTSGGGNLALVPTHAISVGPVQTWRAETVSIWQAGTHDTPFGQRLTALMVARGAPDSSVPMSLLADHPNVRFNYYRFGIGSCDTEMH
- a CDS encoding VOC family protein, which codes for MSTCVRPFLMFQGAAEEAMRFYVSLFADGEVLDVALYGPGEAGAPGSVKLATFRVAGQELLCIDSPVRHAFTFTPAVSLFAECGSEAEFDRLAAALANDGGWLMPPDNYGFSRRFGWLNDRFGVSWQLNLA
- a CDS encoding class II fructose-bisphosphate aldolase → MPLVPLPHLLAEALAAGYAVGYFEAWNDRSLEAVLDAAEAEHAPVVLGFGGMMVDGRWLEERGIAMLGALGRALAERARVPTSLLFNEARTLEQALTAVDAGFNCVLLTTDTMPADAALAATHTLVERAHAAGAAVEAELGRLPDAAADGRETGGEATDPGAAAAFVERTRVDCLAVSIGNVHVKTNGWATIDSARLEAIHREVRVPLAVHGGTSFPPRAVPHAVLHGVAKVNVGTALKADYLAALRETASGLPPTPDVHALMGSHRAGDLCAAAQAALTARARALIRLYGGSGRTAGSPEVSR
- a CDS encoding PIG-L family deacetylase; its protein translation is MPHPDDMEILCAGTLIRLREAGCEIHVATMTPGDQGSAVLPRDEIAAIRRAEARRGAESIGAASYTCLEFADVQFGFDVPARRRVARMLREVDPFLVFTTPPSDYMVDHEITSRLVRDACFNAPIRNYETEGSAGPSSGIPYLFYTDAIEGHDIFGAASPVTCIVDISEVIDRKAAALACHDSQRAWLLRQHGIDDYIDTMRSWAARRGAAIGVQSGEAFRQHRGHPHPTGNPLVEMLHAVIPGADTGR
- a CDS encoding O-acetylhomoserine aminocarboxypropyltransferase/cysteine synthase, producing the protein MALDEKNLRFDTLAVHGGQVPDPTTTARAVPIYQTTSFVFHDAQHAADLFSLAELGNIYTRIMNPTQEVFEKRVALLEGGVAALAASSGQAAETMGILNIVHHGDEVVSATSLYGGTFNLFHYTFPKLGIGVRFVDPSDPENFRRAITPRTRLLYAETVGNPRLDTLDIEAVAGIAHEAGLPLMVDNTMPSPALMNPLKWGADIVVHSTTKFIGGHGTSIGGIIVDGGKFDWANGKFPQFTEPDPSYHGLVLNSLPEPLHSMAYVLKCRLQVLRDIGACVSPFNAFLFLQGLETLHLRMERHSTNALRVAQFLKEHSNVTWVNYPGLPDHPGHAVARKYHTRGLYGAMLGFGIKGGFEAGKRLINNLQLFSLLANLGDAKSLVIHPASTTHQQLSEEEQRAAGVTPDFVRLSVGIEDPEDIIADLDQALRKSA
- a CDS encoding carbohydrate kinase family protein yields the protein MRAQPAAGKVACAGILVADIFVPPLPALPEAGALLATDDFLLDTGGCAANTGVGLARLGAEVAVCGVAGSDVFGDFVEGSLRARGIDTSAIRRDTEAGTSKTVVLTVTGEDRRFLHTFGANAQFRAADLVSPALCDAAVLYLGGYLVLPGLDPNSTAAALAAARGRGARVVLDVVVPAGAAPSLDALRPVLPHVDVFMPNDDEARALTGEDDPRAQARCFLAMGCRSVIITRGGGGTLLMEGGAVWETDVYTIDFVDGSGSGDAFAAGYILGMLEDWPPEPCLRLASAVGASACTRLGCTAGVFSRSEAERFVAERTLEVRRSPAPGGAARPQ
- a CDS encoding SDR family oxidoreductase; translation: MPRAVVTGGAGFLGSHLCDRLLAEGMEVVAFDNLITGSTDNIAHHVDNPRFRFIHYDVTDYLYLDGPVDYVFHLASPASPIDFPTKPIQILKVNALGTHKALGLARARNARFFLASTSEVYGDPLVHPQTESYLGNVNPVGVRGVYDESKRFAEAMTMAYHRYHGVKVRIVRIFNTYGERMRLNDGRVVPNFVGQALRGDPITVYGTGQQTRSFCYCSDLIEGFWRLMRSDHTGPMNIGNPTERTMLEFARLIKELTGSASEIVFEPLPQSDDPKQRKPDISLAREALGWEPVVPIEDGLRRTIAYFRSRLRMA
- a CDS encoding NIL domain-containing protein; amino-acid sequence: MTPDTETVRVQLNYPLQRVREPILYHLVADFALVPNIRSASFDLASGGFIYLELSGARAALRRALAWLDEQGIGVSAIGLDGTQEWAI
- a CDS encoding homoserine O-acetyltransferase, which translates into the protein MEALDDGQSVGLVEKRLFTFGSAEDPFVLENRQALPGFTTAYEVYGELNATADNAILVEHGLTGSSHAAGRYKPDSPYAGYWEMLIGPGKVLDTTRYCVIAPNALGGCRGTTGPSSIDPRTGKPYGLTFPILTIRDMVRAQKPLLDHLGVRRLRMVLGGSMGGMQALEWAITYPEIVDSICPIASSPRTSAQAIAFNECMRRAIMLDPAWNRGAYYEGSPPNGGLALARMIGTITYLSDPIMQGRFGRMPAELESPREHDLHVRFDVERYLHEEGRLLVRRFDANSYLYVTRAIDLHDISRGFGSLEEAYRRIRAKVILIGIRSDILFYPEHIRAMHAQLSALGVDSTYWEMDSDYGHDAFLVEQAKMVEPLRGFLARLG